The following are encoded together in the Glycine soja cultivar W05 chromosome 5, ASM419377v2, whole genome shotgun sequence genome:
- the LOC114413580 gene encoding uncharacterized protein LOC114413580, whose translation MYRSFLRCDDPKGVVECGTIRKYRTRSHKVKDKTRIQKTGENLETSLSLMNKRYKEENKVPKGCDGNLIDPSSYRDIMCDEKSEDIAEGIAKGALGLQDSLIMIRKLQEEASPHSASFRIKQTMKPERDRIEAKMIGRTQANPFGEQSNPKGFQRPQPSAGGCLSNCQEELKKVIKESLVRQNMFPKTSERLNSGSETFSTSTSQYSAVRTNSLFDPSFSAIAPKMERAPSLIFKLMGLEEAPSKSFPAVKQKQLDRELDMSKVRKNDSIAEKQKALRETLDTTHFKGILKESFVKEPKLHVHHFNDTNSKQFGDLSHIALMKPQCTLYEESVKSTYMSVPPKGSSSTNMGKEMEKGICKRVNKEEGPKFLKEVMKLDAKGINPVEESSGKVKLYCHIGHTSQTNETIDKKWKVQTISRKLLEKDISQPIIAATRPQYQRGIPSTKLRKLKSGSRIDMNEISYLKRTGRKNQMKNQSPIIEPEPAKLTVEQIRKGEKKKICTEISALEDELLMVCEADAHINKIGEKYKQRKSFSGDDIIMLLKSEHENNAITAYSINADKEGTELKHFLLTCPSFIGHAKKLFNLEVDCPNTLQKDETIYNMANLRLYLDCAYELTERKSLQESQVVRSFLLACGGSSRLHISVGRLAEEICNGIENLKFYKEHSGEEVFAGNDVFAMMEKDMKCNGEINGMWEKGWRRGFSADEAELVVNKIEILLMSGLIEEIIINL comes from the exons ATGTATAGATCATTTCTGAGATGTGATGATCCAAAAGGAGTAGTAGAATGTGGGACAATCAGGAAATACAGGACTCGTTCTCACAAAGTGAAGGACAAGACAAGAATCCAGAAGACGGGTGAAAACTTGGAGACATCCTTGTCCTTGATGAACAAAAGATACAAAGAAGAGAATAAGGTCCCAAAAGGATGTGATGGAAATCTCATTGATCCATCATCTTATAGAGATATTATGTGTGATGAAAAGTCTGAAGATATTGCAGAAGGTATTGCAAAAGGAGCTCTTGGTCTGCAAGATTCTCTAATCATGATTCGCAAGTTGCAAGAAGAGGCTTCACCACATTCAGCTTCTTTTAGGATAAAACAGACTATGAAACCTGAAAGAGACAGAATTGAAGCAAAGATGATTGGTAGAACGCAGGCTAATCCATTTGGGGAACAAAGTAATCCAAAGGGGTTTCAAAGACCACAGCCTTCAGCTGGTGGTTGTCTAAGTAATTGCCAAGAGGAACTTAAGAAGGTGATTAAGGAGAGTTTGGTTAGGCAAAATATGTTTCCAAAGACCTCTGAAAGATTAAACTCTGGTTCAGAAACTTTCTCTACAAGCACAAGCCAATATTCTGCTGTCAGGACTAACAGCCTTTTTGATCCTTCTTTCTCAGCAATAGCTCCAAAGATGGAAAGAGCACCTAGCCTAATTTTCAAGCTGATGGGTTTAGAAGAAGCCCCCTCAAAATCATTTCCAGCTGTTAAGCAGAAACAGTTGGATAGAGAGCTAGATATGTCAAAGGTAAGAAAGAATGACTCTATAGCTGAGAAACAAAAGGCCCTGAGGGAAACTCTTGACACCACACATTTCAAAGGAATTTTGAAGGAGAGTTTTGTCAAAGAGCCCAAGCTTCATGTGCATCATTTCAATGATACCAATTCCAAGCAGTTTGGTGATTTATCTCACATTGCACTTATGAAACCTCAATGTACTCTTTACGAGGAATCAGTAAAAAGTACCTATATGTCAGTTCCTCCAAAAGGTTCCAGTTCCACAAACATGGgaaaagaaatggaaaaagGTATATGCAAACGGGTGAACAAAGAGGAAGGACCTAAATTTCTCAAAGAGGTTATGAAACTTgatgcaaaaggaattaatcCTGTTGAAGAATCATCAGGTAAGGTAAAGCTGTATTGTCACATTGGTCACACATCACAGACAAATGAAACAATTGATAAAAAATGGAAGGTGCAGACCATTAGTAGAAAACTGCTGGAAAAGGATATCTCACAACCTATAATTGCGGCAACAAGACCTCAATATCAACGAGGAATCCCCTCCACAAAATTGAGGAAGCTAAAAAGTGGGTCCAGAATCGACATGAATGAGATTTCTTACCTAAAGAGAACAG GTAGAAAGAATCAGATGAAGAACCAAAGCCCAATTATTGAGCCTGAACCAGCTAAACTAACt GTTGAACAAATCAGGaagggagaaaagaagaaaatttgcaCTGAGATTAGTGCACTAGAAGATGAACTCCTGATGGTGTGTGAAGCAGATGCCCACATAAATAAGATTGGAG AAAAATACAAGCAGAGGAAGAGTTTTTCAGGCGATGACATTATTATGCTGCTCAAGTCTGAACATGAAAATAATGCTATCACTGCTTATAGCATTAATGCTGATAAAGAGGGGACTGAGCtgaaacattttcttttaaccTGTCCATCATTCATTGGACATGCAAAGAAGCTCTTCAATCTTGAAGTGGATTGTCCCAACACCCTACAAAAGGATGAAACTATTTACAACATGGCAAATCTCAGGCTTTATTTGGATTGCGCGTATGAACTCACTGAGCGTAAAAGCCTTCAAGAGTCACAAGTAGTTCGTTCTTTCTTGCTTGCTTGTGGAGGGAGCTCAAGATTACACATCTCCGTAGGCAGGTTGGCTGAAGAAATATGTAATGGCATTGAGAATCTGAAATTTTACAAAGAACACTCCGGGGAGGAAGTTTTTGCAGGCAATGATGTCTTTGCAATGATGGAGAAAGACATGAAGTGCAATGGAGAGATAAATGGTATGTGGGAGAAGGGTTGGAGGAGAGGATTTTCTGCAGATGAGGCTGAACTAGTTGTCAATAAAATAGAGATCCTGCTTATGAGTGGATTAATTGAGgagattattataaatttatga